One genomic region from bacterium encodes:
- a CDS encoding DNA translocase FtsK: protein MRLFAALNYQRRNEILGFLLIVLCLFVWLSLFTHQPEDDTWIRAGSDEEWVDGYHPYNLAGTVGALIAYGLYEWFGFSAYLLILLVGAVGLQRFLSARPMAPVLYSAGVLAWVFVLGVIVDLPAAGRQDAWVEGGRTLSGWLGRICAGGTANLLGVVGGGLILGSALLGSILLILPWDKIKVARPAKKTARTARKAEPATSGKEKQPSILSRRFTALATAIAGKYRGWRQARSERKQAEAELVEQRTSVKRGKSTPAEAASDIALPDWAAYEPDKPAGAPSPVEQAEAIVADRTAHVDETATPRPRRVMKMVRQAEGTDYQFPTLDLLEEPPARRRRHDGQSNGAELLAKALATFDVGIDGPIETYPGPVITRYEFRPAPGVKVNQVVGLADDLALALSASRVRIVAPVPGKAAVGVEVPNRDPEVVPLSEILGSEDFANSDALLPLALGQTIDGQPFVADLAAMPHLLIAGATGSGKSVCINVIITSLLFRHHPNDVRLLFVDPKRLELSVYAGIPHMERPVVTHPRGAERLLADAAREMDERYKTLAGMGVRNINDYNKKAPAGQKLPYIVIVVDELADLMMSQSAARIELLITRLAQMARAVGIHLILATQRPSVDVITGLIKANFSCRIAFQVASKIDSRTILDVNGADKLLGRGDMLYLSPGVAEPVRVHGAYISNSETSAIVEFLRAQNVSPEALPTFSGTVEVDAGGDSEGDESDPDGSSDKLFQEAAEVVIRHKQGSVSLLQRRLGIGYQRAARLIDKLEESGIVGAYDGSKAREVLWSMQDYEDRFAKSQN from the coding sequence ATGCGGCTGTTCGCCGCGCTGAATTATCAGCGCAGGAATGAAATCCTTGGATTTCTGCTGATCGTATTGTGCCTGTTTGTCTGGCTGTCGCTGTTTACGCATCAGCCGGAGGACGACACTTGGATACGCGCCGGCTCCGATGAGGAGTGGGTGGATGGCTACCATCCGTACAACCTCGCCGGGACCGTCGGCGCGTTGATCGCCTATGGCCTCTACGAGTGGTTCGGCTTTTCCGCTTACCTGCTCATCCTGCTGGTTGGCGCTGTCGGGCTGCAGCGTTTTCTCTCGGCGCGGCCGATGGCCCCGGTGCTCTATTCGGCCGGGGTGCTGGCTTGGGTCTTTGTGCTGGGGGTCATCGTCGACCTTCCGGCGGCGGGACGTCAGGATGCCTGGGTCGAAGGCGGACGTACCCTCTCCGGCTGGCTGGGACGAATCTGCGCCGGCGGCACCGCCAATTTGCTGGGTGTGGTCGGCGGCGGGTTGATCCTCGGCTCGGCGCTTCTGGGTTCGATCCTGCTCATTCTGCCCTGGGACAAGATCAAAGTGGCCCGTCCGGCTAAGAAGACGGCACGGACCGCGCGCAAAGCCGAACCCGCCACTTCCGGAAAGGAGAAGCAGCCGTCGATCCTGTCGCGCCGGTTCACCGCGCTGGCCACCGCCATTGCCGGCAAGTACCGCGGGTGGCGTCAAGCACGCTCGGAGCGCAAGCAGGCCGAAGCCGAACTGGTTGAGCAGCGCACTTCCGTAAAGCGTGGCAAATCCACGCCTGCCGAAGCCGCCTCCGATATCGCGCTGCCCGATTGGGCGGCCTATGAGCCGGACAAACCGGCCGGCGCGCCATCGCCAGTGGAGCAGGCCGAAGCGATCGTTGCCGACCGTACCGCCCATGTCGATGAGACCGCCACTCCCCGTCCCCGGCGGGTGATGAAGATGGTCCGTCAGGCGGAGGGGACCGACTACCAGTTTCCGACTCTGGACTTGCTCGAGGAACCGCCGGCCAGACGTCGCCGCCATGATGGCCAATCCAACGGCGCCGAGTTGCTCGCCAAGGCGCTGGCGACCTTTGATGTCGGGATTGACGGCCCGATCGAAACCTATCCCGGTCCGGTCATCACGCGGTATGAGTTCCGACCGGCGCCCGGCGTAAAGGTCAATCAGGTTGTGGGATTGGCCGATGACTTGGCGCTGGCCCTGTCGGCGTCTCGCGTACGCATCGTCGCACCGGTCCCCGGCAAAGCGGCCGTCGGTGTCGAGGTGCCGAATCGCGACCCGGAAGTGGTGCCGTTGTCCGAGATTCTGGGCAGCGAAGATTTCGCCAACTCCGATGCCCTCCTGCCGCTGGCATTGGGGCAGACCATTGATGGACAGCCGTTTGTTGCCGATTTGGCGGCGATGCCTCACCTGCTGATTGCCGGCGCCACCGGATCCGGGAAGAGCGTTTGCATCAATGTCATCATCACCTCGCTGCTTTTCCGCCATCACCCCAACGATGTTCGGCTGCTGTTTGTCGATCCCAAACGGCTGGAGCTGTCGGTCTATGCCGGCATCCCGCACATGGAACGTCCGGTGGTGACCCACCCGCGCGGAGCGGAGCGGCTCTTGGCCGATGCGGCCCGCGAGATGGATGAGCGCTATAAGACGTTGGCGGGTATGGGAGTACGGAACATCAACGATTACAATAAGAAGGCGCCCGCCGGCCAGAAGCTGCCGTACATCGTCATCGTCGTCGATGAACTGGCCGACCTGATGATGAGTCAGTCGGCCGCACGGATCGAACTGCTGATCACGCGCCTGGCGCAGATGGCGCGCGCGGTCGGCATCCACCTGATCCTGGCGACTCAGCGTCCTTCGGTCGACGTTATCACCGGCCTGATTAAGGCCAACTTCTCATGCCGGATCGCCTTCCAGGTTGCGAGCAAGATCGACTCGCGCACCATCCTCGACGTCAACGGCGCCGACAAACTGCTGGGACGGGGCGACATGCTCTACCTCTCGCCGGGAGTGGCCGAGCCGGTCCGTGTCCATGGCGCCTACATCTCCAACTCCGAGACTTCGGCCATCGTTGAGTTCCTCCGCGCCCAGAATGTGTCTCCCGAAGCCCTTCCGACTTTCTCCGGCACGGTCGAAGTCGACGCCGGCGGCGATTCGGAAGGGGACGAGAGCGATCCGGATGGCTCCAGCGACAAGCTGTTCCAGGAGGCCGCCGAGGTCGTTATCCGCCACAAGCAAGGTTCTGTTTCTCTGCTCCAGCGTCGGCTGGGAATTGGCTACCAACGGGCCGCCCGGCTGATCGACAAACTCGAGGAATCGGGCATTGTCGGGGCCTATGACGGCAGCAAGGCCCGCGAGGTCCTCTGGTCGATGCAGGATTATGAGGACCGCTTCGCCAAATCTCAAAATTAA
- a CDS encoding outer membrane lipoprotein carrier protein LolA, whose amino-acid sequence MMKLRLNHMLIYVRPILAGVAACLVLSGSPDSAISCPADSVLNLFESSLPQDQVTKVKYRKESRSLVFGERPAEEGTLWLGPPKRYRIEAGKQVIVRGDDTLWTYTPESGQVTLRVGGLDSLEFGPAGFFGSLRHDFLPTDCAVDTVDGNPWLRVRLTAKTETAPIQRLALWIDPATHRVQIAEYVDYNEESSRLTFSKFESEKTGGADRFVFVYPRNVERIVLPAVKSGQAHDEAN is encoded by the coding sequence ATGATGAAGCTACGTCTGAACCATATGTTAATCTATGTCCGCCCGATTCTGGCCGGGGTGGCGGCCTGTCTGGTCCTGTCCGGGTCGCCGGATTCGGCCATTTCCTGTCCAGCCGATTCGGTCCTGAACCTGTTCGAGTCCAGTCTGCCGCAGGACCAGGTCACCAAGGTGAAGTACCGCAAGGAATCCCGGTCGCTGGTCTTCGGGGAGCGTCCCGCCGAGGAAGGTACCCTGTGGCTGGGTCCGCCGAAACGATATCGGATCGAGGCCGGCAAGCAGGTGATCGTGCGCGGGGATGACACGCTTTGGACCTACACCCCTGAAAGCGGCCAAGTCACGTTGCGGGTGGGTGGACTGGATTCGCTCGAGTTCGGCCCGGCCGGTTTCTTTGGGTCGCTGCGTCATGACTTCCTGCCGACCGACTGTGCCGTGGACACCGTCGACGGCAACCCCTGGCTGCGGGTGCGTCTGACCGCCAAGACCGAGACCGCCCCGATCCAGCGTCTGGCGCTTTGGATCGACCCGGCCACACACCGGGTCCAGATCGCCGAGTACGTCGACTACAATGAGGAGAGCTCTCGCCTGACTTTCTCCAAGTTCGAGTCCGAGAAGACCGGCGGAGCCGATCGCTTTGTCTTCGTCTATCCCAGGAATGTCGAACGCATCGTCCTGCCCGCAGTCAAAAGCGGCCAGGCCCATGATGAGGCTAACTGA
- the rimO gene encoding 30S ribosomal protein S12 methylthiotransferase RimO, with product MMRLTDLKPLPRHDITSTATPSGPRGKVYLRTLGCPKNEADGSALVRHLEAAGWEVVDDPAHADAEIVNTCGFIEQTKVESLDAIFEAVERKNGGPRRLIVTGCLAQRYPQQLAGQIEGLDAIVGFNRPELVEQALRAPRANGAPACWVEKPDAVYREHTTHWTFDARHPAPLSAYVKVGDGCDNACRFCAIPLIRGRLRSRSPEAIVAEVSALVEHGSREIILVSQDTTSWGLDLPDHPGLDTLLERLNDIPGDFWIRVMYAHPAFLREEHIAAIGACEKVVPYLDMPLQHISDRMLRIMNRHTTRQETQAKIDALRRVRPGITLRTTFIIGHPGETTSDFEELLAFAADNAFERMGGFTYSAEEGTPAARFRGRVRAAVARERLERLNDAYDRWSSAQSVDRIGSRIRCLIERRLDDGSWEGRGPFDAPDIDGRVILPATDRITPGFHPVLIRRADGVDLHAVSAEKPAPLVLEKTP from the coding sequence ATGATGAGGCTAACTGACCTGAAGCCGCTACCGCGCCATGACATCACGTCCACCGCGACGCCATCCGGCCCGCGGGGGAAGGTCTATTTGCGCACGCTCGGTTGCCCGAAGAATGAAGCCGATGGCTCGGCGCTGGTCCGTCATCTTGAAGCGGCCGGTTGGGAAGTGGTCGACGACCCGGCGCATGCCGATGCCGAGATCGTCAATACCTGCGGCTTTATCGAGCAGACCAAAGTCGAGTCGCTTGACGCGATCTTCGAGGCGGTCGAGCGCAAAAACGGCGGCCCGCGCCGACTGATCGTCACCGGCTGCCTGGCCCAGCGTTATCCGCAGCAATTGGCCGGGCAGATCGAAGGTCTCGATGCGATCGTCGGCTTCAACCGGCCGGAGCTGGTTGAACAGGCGTTGCGCGCCCCGCGCGCCAACGGCGCCCCCGCCTGCTGGGTGGAAAAGCCCGATGCGGTCTACCGCGAGCACACCACTCACTGGACCTTTGATGCCCGTCACCCCGCGCCGCTGTCGGCCTACGTGAAGGTCGGCGACGGCTGCGACAACGCCTGCCGCTTCTGTGCCATTCCGCTCATCCGCGGACGGCTCCGGTCGCGCTCACCGGAGGCCATTGTCGCCGAGGTCAGCGCGCTGGTCGAACATGGCAGCCGTGAGATCATCCTGGTCTCGCAGGACACGACGTCGTGGGGGTTGGATCTTCCCGATCATCCGGGACTGGACACGCTCTTGGAGCGTCTCAACGACATCCCCGGGGATTTCTGGATCCGGGTGATGTACGCGCACCCCGCCTTCCTGCGCGAGGAGCACATCGCCGCGATCGGCGCCTGCGAGAAGGTTGTGCCGTATCTGGACATGCCGCTGCAGCACATCTCCGACCGGATGCTGCGCATCATGAACCGTCACACGACGCGACAAGAGACCCAGGCGAAGATCGATGCGCTGCGTCGCGTCCGGCCGGGCATCACCCTGCGCACCACCTTCATCATCGGGCATCCCGGCGAGACGACCTCCGATTTCGAAGAACTGCTGGCTTTTGCGGCCGACAACGCCTTCGAGCGCATGGGCGGCTTCACTTACTCGGCGGAAGAGGGCACGCCCGCGGCGCGATTCCGCGGTCGGGTCCGCGCCGCCGTCGCGCGCGAACGTCTGGAACGACTAAATGACGCCTATGATCGCTGGTCATCCGCGCAATCGGTCGACCGCATCGGCAGCCGTATTCGCTGTCTGATCGAACGGCGGCTCGACGATGGTTCCTGGGAGGGGCGCGGCCCATTCGATGCGCCCGACATCGACGGCCGCGTGATCCTGCCGGCCACCGACCGGATCACCCCCGGATTCCACCCGGTGTTGATCCGCCGGGCCGACGGCGTCGATCTGCACGCGGTCAGCGCGGAGAAACCGGCGCCCCTGGTTCTGGAGAAAACGCCATGA
- a CDS encoding lytic transglycosylase domain-containing protein produces MKTHSPITSKRGILVGRPLAMTMLFAWLLSLVGFIHLLRQNQQLAHLVKTQQDEMMQQREQIVSLQQRLRILEAVEDMQSNLSPDEEVHLAHNVYHYSERHGLDPLLVLALIRVESGFSPAAVSPVGALGLMQVMPSTARFIADSRGWGWPGEKRLFDPVYNLRLATTYLSELISKFGSVEQALIAYNWGEGAVLEMMETGQPLPRGFAQRVLSTYDRLQRRYGSSKPD; encoded by the coding sequence ATGAAGACACACAGCCCGATTACCAGCAAGCGCGGCATTCTGGTGGGACGTCCCCTGGCGATGACCATGCTGTTTGCCTGGCTTTTGTCGCTGGTGGGATTCATCCACCTGTTGCGCCAGAATCAACAGTTGGCGCACCTGGTGAAGACCCAGCAGGATGAGATGATGCAGCAGCGCGAGCAGATCGTCTCGTTGCAGCAGCGGCTGCGGATTCTTGAAGCGGTCGAGGATATGCAGAGCAATCTCAGCCCCGACGAGGAAGTGCACCTGGCGCACAACGTCTACCATTACAGCGAGCGCCATGGCCTCGATCCGCTCCTGGTGTTGGCGCTCATCCGCGTCGAGTCTGGTTTTTCGCCCGCGGCGGTCTCACCGGTGGGGGCATTGGGCCTGATGCAGGTGATGCCGTCGACGGCGCGCTTCATTGCCGACTCGCGCGGCTGGGGCTGGCCCGGCGAGAAACGTCTGTTTGATCCGGTCTACAATCTGCGGCTGGCCACCACCTACCTCTCCGAGCTGATTTCCAAGTTTGGCAGTGTCGAACAGGCACTGATTGCATACAATTGGGGAGAGGGGGCGGTGCTCGAAATGATGGAGACCGGACAGCCCCTGCCGCGCGGCTTCGCCCAGCGCGTGTTGTCCACCTATGACCGGCTGCAGCGCCGCTATGGGTCCTCGAAACCGGATTAG